TCCGAATGTGGGTAAGTCAACACTTTTTAACGCAATTTCTAATAATAAGGCTGAGGCGGCCAATTTTCCCTTCTGCACCATTGAGCCCAATGTTGGTGTCATCACCGTTCCGGATGAGCGGTTACACATACTTGAAGAGTTGGTGAATCCACAAAGGGTTATGCCTACTACCATTGAATTTGTTGATATTGCTGGTTTGGTTAAGGGTGCTAGTAAAGGTGAAGGATTGGGAAACCAGTTTTTGGCTAATATTCGTGAGGTAGATGCAATCGCTCATGTGGTACGGTGTTTTGCCGACGATAATATTGTTCATGTTGAGGGTAGAGTAGATCCTGTTTCTGATAAGGAAGTGATAGATGCTGAGTTGCAATTGAAAGATCTGGAATCGGTAGATAAAAAGATATTACGCATTGAGAAAATAGCTAAAAGTGGTGACGCTAAAGCAAAGAAAGACCTGGCTATACTGCAGCAATACAAACAGCATCTGGAATCCGGTAAAAATGCCAGAGCTTTGGAGCTGGATGATGAAGATAAGAAGGCGGTTGCAGACCTGCAGCTGCTTACAGCTA
This region of Fulvivirga ulvae genomic DNA includes:
- the ychF gene encoding redox-regulated ATPase YchF; this translates as MALKCGIVGLPNVGKSTLFNAISNNKAEAANFPFCTIEPNVGVITVPDERLHILEELVNPQRVMPTTIEFVDIAGLVKGASKGEGLGNQFLANIREVDAIAHVVRCFADDNIVHVEGRVDPVSDKEVIDAELQLKDLESVDKKILRIEKIAKSGDAKAKKDLAILQQYKQHLESGKNARALELDDEDKKAVADLQLLTAKPVIYVANVEETALPDGNEYSEKLKQAIKDENAEVVVVSASIEAQIAELEDKEEREMFLSEYGLKESGLNKLIRAAYNILNLITYFTAGVQEVRAWTIKKGWKAPQAAGVIHTDFEKGFIKAEVIKLENYQKFKSEVACKEAGKVAIEGKEYVVSDGDIMHFRFNV